A single genomic interval of Roseomonas aeriglobus harbors:
- a CDS encoding RNA polymerase sigma factor, with product MRADLAALADGDLASLSAGGDDDAFAEIMRRHRQRVYRLILANVADPDEALDLVQETFVSAHGALRRFDPDRPMSAWLARIALNKCRDWGRRRAVRRLFGLATPLDEVADLHADDRPLPDAEAADRADLARLSRAVARLPASQREPLVLCAVDGLSQAEAATLLSISEKAVETRIRRARARLAEMLGR from the coding sequence GCCAGCCTGTCGGCGGGCGGCGACGACGACGCGTTCGCCGAGATCATGCGAAGGCACCGCCAGCGCGTCTACCGCCTCATCCTCGCCAACGTCGCCGATCCGGACGAGGCCCTCGACCTCGTGCAGGAGACGTTCGTGTCCGCTCATGGCGCGCTCCGCCGCTTCGACCCCGACCGTCCCATGTCGGCCTGGCTCGCGCGCATCGCGCTCAACAAGTGCCGCGACTGGGGGCGGCGCCGAGCCGTTCGGCGGCTGTTCGGTCTCGCCACTCCGCTCGACGAGGTCGCCGACCTGCACGCCGACGACCGCCCGCTCCCGGATGCCGAAGCGGCAGACCGGGCCGACCTTGCGCGCCTCTCCCGCGCCGTCGCACGGCTGCCAGCATCCCAGCGCGAGCCGCTGGTCCTGTGCGCGGTCGATGGTCTCAGCCAGGCCGAAGCGGCAACCCTGCTCTCGATCAGCGAAAAGGCGGTCGAGACCCGCATCAGGCGCGCCCGCGCCCGCCTCGCGGAAATGCTCGGCCGCTGA
- a CDS encoding copper resistance system multicopper oxidase, whose translation MNATIDRRRLLRGATLAGGGLALSAWMPAWAQSASAGIVKPLPTVSGEDITLRIAHQMMTIDGRESHAIGINGTVPAPLIRLREGQNVRLHVENALDEDSSIHWHGLILPFHMDGVPGVSFPGIKPRSTFTYEFPIVQSGTYWYHSHSGLQEQLGHYGPIVIDPKGEDPIRSDREHVIVLSDHSQMHPHIIFKKLKQQGGYFNFQKQTLAGLLAGKDQSAEERREWGAMRMDPTDVADVTGSTYTYLVNGHGPRDNWTGLFLPGERVRLRIINASAMTTFNFRIPGLRMTVVQADGLPVRPVAVDEMQIAVAETYDVIVQPADERAYTIVGESVDRSGMARATLAPREGMAAAVPPLRRRPLADMKDMGMGGMDHGSGGSMAGMNHSAMGHATPSLTTPACPPEHAAMGHCKPAASEAATGGTAQQGAMDHGSGGMDHSMRDFSVAPEVKKTPTVQTISPMPVDRMGEPGQGLDDVGHKVLVYTDLMAVDRNPDVRAPDRSMRIHLTGNMERYMWAFDGEKLSEVRKPIPFLKDERVRITLVNDTMMGHSIHLHGHFFELVTGHGEFAPRKHTIQVQPGGTATFDVTTDAVGDWAFHCHMLYHMHAGMMQVVSVRPRDGDTK comes from the coding sequence ATGAACGCCACCATCGACCGCCGACGCCTGCTGCGCGGCGCCACGCTCGCCGGCGGCGGGCTGGCGTTGTCCGCCTGGATGCCTGCCTGGGCGCAGTCGGCGTCCGCAGGAATCGTGAAGCCGCTTCCGACCGTGTCGGGAGAGGACATCACCCTGCGCATCGCGCACCAGATGATGACCATCGACGGCCGCGAGAGCCACGCGATCGGCATCAACGGCACGGTCCCTGCGCCGCTCATCCGGCTGCGCGAGGGCCAGAACGTGCGGCTGCACGTCGAGAACGCACTCGACGAGGACAGCTCCATCCACTGGCACGGGCTGATCCTGCCGTTCCACATGGACGGCGTTCCCGGCGTCAGCTTCCCGGGCATCAAGCCGCGATCGACGTTCACGTACGAGTTCCCGATCGTGCAGTCGGGCACCTACTGGTATCACAGCCATTCCGGCCTGCAGGAGCAGCTGGGCCACTACGGCCCGATCGTCATCGACCCCAAGGGCGAGGACCCGATCCGGTCGGATCGAGAGCATGTGATCGTGCTGTCCGACCACAGCCAGATGCACCCGCACATCATCTTCAAGAAGCTCAAGCAGCAGGGCGGCTACTTCAACTTCCAGAAGCAGACGCTGGCCGGGCTGCTCGCCGGCAAGGACCAGTCGGCGGAGGAGCGTCGCGAGTGGGGCGCCATGCGGATGGACCCGACCGACGTCGCCGACGTGACCGGAAGCACCTACACCTATCTCGTCAACGGCCATGGCCCGCGCGACAACTGGACTGGGCTCTTCCTGCCGGGCGAGCGCGTGCGGCTGCGGATCATCAACGCCTCGGCGATGACGACCTTCAACTTCCGCATCCCCGGCCTCAGGATGACCGTCGTCCAGGCCGACGGCCTGCCGGTTCGCCCCGTCGCGGTCGACGAGATGCAGATCGCGGTCGCGGAGACATACGACGTGATCGTCCAGCCCGCCGACGAGCGCGCCTACACGATCGTCGGCGAGAGCGTCGACCGGTCGGGCATGGCGCGCGCGACGCTCGCGCCGCGCGAGGGCATGGCCGCCGCCGTCCCGCCGCTCCGCCGCCGCCCGCTCGCCGACATGAAGGACATGGGCATGGGCGGCATGGACCACGGATCCGGCGGATCGATGGCCGGCATGAACCATTCCGCCATGGGCCACGCTACGCCGTCTCTCACGACGCCGGCATGTCCGCCCGAACACGCCGCCATGGGTCACTGCAAGCCGGCGGCCAGTGAAGCCGCCACCGGCGGCACCGCTCAACAGGGCGCAATGGACCACGGGTCGGGCGGCATGGACCATTCCATGCGCGACTTCTCGGTCGCTCCGGAGGTCAAGAAGACGCCGACCGTGCAGACCATTTCGCCGATGCCAGTCGACCGGATGGGCGAGCCGGGCCAGGGACTGGACGACGTCGGCCACAAGGTGCTGGTCTACACCGACCTGATGGCGGTCGACCGCAACCCCGACGTGCGCGCGCCGGACCGGTCGATGCGCATCCACCTCACCGGCAACATGGAACGCTACATGTGGGCGTTCGACGGCGAGAAGCTCAGCGAGGTCAGGAAGCCGATCCCGTTCCTCAAGGACGAGCGCGTGCGCATCACGCTGGTTAACGACACCATGATGGGCCACTCCATCCACCTGCACGGCCACTTCTTCGAGCTCGTCACGGGCCACGGCGAGTTCGCGCCGCGCAAGCACACGATCCAGGTCCAGCCGGGCGGCACGGCGACGTTCGACGTCACCACCGACGCCGTCGGCGACTGGGCGTTCCACTGCCACATGCTCTATCACATGCACGCCGGCATGATGCAGGTCGTCTCCGTCCGGCCGCGCGATGGAGACACGAAATGA